ACAGTGACACCCCCGGCATAGACGGCGCGTTCCCCGGCGCGGGCGAGAAGCTCTCCGTCCCGACGGTACGGCTGACGCATGAGGAGGGCAGGCAGCTGCTTGACCGGATGCGCCGCTTGCCGGTCACCATCGCCGCCACCGGCGTCGTGGCCAGCCCTTACGCCTACGACGTCTACCCACGCGAGGAGGGGCGCGTCCCCGACAAGCTCGAATACGTCGAGCGGGCCAAATCCATGGCCAGGGTGGACATGACGTTCCGCACCCAGCAGACCGGCAACACGGTCATCGCCGAGACGCGCATCGGCAAGCAGTCATGGGAGGACACGGCGTTCGACCTCTCGCGTCCGGTGCGGCGCACGCCCTTCACCAGGGCCGACTACATCACGGCCGATCCCGGCGTCAAATGGTCCGCGTCGGTCATCACACCGGAGCCGCACTACAACGCCCAATGGCAGCCACCGGCGATCTCCAGGACCATGCTCGCGGCGCCGGACGTACGCTCCTACCGGCCAGGCGAGCGGACCACACTCGACTGGTTGAAGCAGCCGATCCTCCCGGGCGTCCCGCTGAACGACCCGATACGCAGGCAGGGCAACCTGGTCTCGATCAACCTGCAGGGCTTCGCGGACGCCCACGGCAACATGGGGCCCGCCCGGACCGAGCCGATCGAGAACGGCACGAAGACCGACTTCCGCGTCTACCAGGGTGACACCCTGCTCGCCGGGACCAACGAGGAAGCCATCGGCACCATCGCGATCCCCGAGGCCGCCGCGACCTACCGGATGGAGTATGACCTGGAGATGCGCGCCCCCTGGGCGAAACTGTCCACCCGGACGAGGTCGGTGTGGACGTTCGGCTCGCAGCGCCCCGGCGGTGCCGCGACCACGGTGCTCCCGCTGCTGTTCGCCGACTACGACATCCCGTCCGACCTGCGCAACAGGAGCTCGTCCGACAAGCTCGGGCTGCGGGTGTACCACCAGAAGGGGGCCGCGACGAGCGCGATCAACGACGTGTCCCTGGAGGTTTCCTACGACGACGGCGCGACCTGGCGTGCCGCCGAGCGGCTCCGCGCCAAGGGCGGCAACGCCTACGAGGCCACCCTCGGCCGCGGCACCGGTGACCACGTCTCGCTTCGCGTCAAGGCCGCGGACGGCACGGGCGGCACGCTGACCCAGGAGGTGATCCGCGCCTACGCCAGGCGCTGACGGCGCACGCAGCCGTCCCCGGACGGCAAAGCACCGAAAGCCGTCCCGGACGTGCGAAACACCGAACCGGGATCCGGGCGGGCCCCGACCGAGGCCCGCCCGGCTCCCGGGAGCCGGGCGGCTCTCACCGCGCTCAGCCGCAGTGGACGCCTTCCGCCTTCTTGAGACCGAACCACCTTCTTGAGGCCGAACTCGCCGAAGCCCTGTATGGCGATGCGCGTGTTCCGGGCGGCACCGCGATGGGTCACGAAGGTCCTTGACCTCGGCGCGAAAGTGGGATCGGGCAAGGGATTCGGCGTGCCGGGTCAGTCATCGATGGTGGAGGGCGGCGTTCCCAGCGCCTGCAATGCGGGCCAGAAGTCGTCGGGAATCGTGGTGAGGCGCAACTTCTCGAGCTGAGCGATCCGTTCCGGCCGGCTCACGCCGACCACCGTGGAGTGGATCAGCGGGCAGCGCAGTGAGAAGTGCAACGCCGTCGTGGGTAGCTCGATCGACCACGAATGGCACAACTCCCGGGCGCGGTCGACCCAGGCCGGCAACTCCGGCGACGCCTCACAGTAGGCATAGCGGGTGCCGTCGCCGGCAAGGAGCCCGCCGCCGAACGGGGCGGCGTTGAAGATGCCCATACCGTGCGCCGCCGCCTCGGCTATCAATTCCTCCGCGCGCCGGTCGATGAGGGTGTAGCGATTGTGGGTGAGCAGCACGTCGAACGCGCCGCTGGTCACGTACCGGGTCATCAGCTTGATTTCGCCGGCGGCGATGCCGATGGCGCCGATCAGACCTTGTTCGCGCAGCTCGATCAGGCCCTGGACCGCCCCGCCGGGGACTTCACCGGCGAGCCCGTCGCACGCGTCCACCTCCCGGTGCGGGTGCCGCTCGGCTTCCACGGGAGCTGGCTGCCCGACCTGTGACGGCCGCGAGACCGGCCGGTTGAAGGAGAACGGCGCATTCGCTCTGTGGCTCATCGCGCGGAACGTTCTTCTGTTCCCGTGCGGGTTCTGTCGAGTGCCCGTCACCGGGGGTTCACGGGGGCGGATCCCGGGTGGCGGCACGAGACCACAGTCGGGGTGGTGCCGACGCGCGCCGTCCGCGACCGTGGAGGAGACATCGCGATGCGTACGAGATCTGCCATGGTCGTGTCCGGGTACCAGAACTTCCGCGGCTCCCGTGCGGTCGGCGCGACCGAGTACCCGGGGGTGGGGCGCGGCCGCAGTCGCCCGCGGAATCTGGGGCCGTCCTATGAGGTTGAAGGTTTTGACCAGGTAGACCAGCAGAGAAGCACCAAAGTTTAAAAGAAGAGTTCAGCGATACGGTTGAAGGTGTTGCCAGGGTCATCGAAGAGACAGGAGCCGCCATGGCCGCTGACGCACCGGTCCGAGACGACGCGTGGGCCTTCGCCGGTGAAAACGCCGCCGATCTCGGCGCCGCGATCACGAGACTCCTCCGGTCGCTCCCCGCCAGGCCCCGCCTGCTCGGCCTGGGCGAGGCCATGCACGGTGAGGAGACGCTTCCCCGGCTGCGAAACGAGGTCTTCCGGCATCTCGTCGAGCACGAGGGCTACCGGTCGATCGCGCTCGAGAGCGACTGCCTCGCGGGCCTGACCGTCGACGCGTACGTCACCGAGGGGGTGGGAGAGCTCGACGACGTCGTGCGCCGCGGCCTCAGTCACGGATCCGGCGAGCTGGAGTCGAGCCGCGAGCTCGTGCGGTGGATGAGGGAGCACAACCAGGATCGTCCCGCGTCGGACAGGGTCCGGTTCTTCGGGTTCGACGGTCCGTTCGAGATGACCGGCCCGGACAGCCCCAGGCGGGCCCTCACCGCGCTGCACGGCTACCTCGCGGCCCATGTGGAGATCGAGCTTCTCCCGTACACCGTGGGCACCATCGATCACCTGGTCGGCTCCGACGACCGATGGAGCGATCCCGCGGTGACCATGGATCCCTCCCTGTCCGTGGGACTGTCCGCCGACGCCGGAGAACTGCGCCTCATCGCGGACGACCTTCTGGCGTTGCTCACCGCGGAGTCACCGCGCCTGATCCGCGCGACGTCGCGTGAGGACTGGTGGCGGGCGAACCTGCACGGGCGTACCGCGACCGGGTTGCTCCGCTACCACGCCGTGATGGCCGACACGTCCGAGGCGCGCATGGTGCGGCTCATGGGCCTCCGGGACGCGATGATGGCCGACAACCTGCTGGCCATCGCGGAGCGGGAGCGCCAGGCGCGGCGCGGACCGACGCTGGTCCACGCCCACAACCGCCACCTCCAGCGAGACGAGAGCCTCTGGCTGCTACCGCCGGGCTGGGGGCCGCTGGAAGGCCGGACGCTGAAGTGGTGGAGCGCCGGCGCGGTCGTCGCCGCGCGGCTGGGCGACGAGTACGCCTTCGTGGCCTCGGCCCTGGGAGCCGCGACGCACCAGGGGCTCGACGCTCCGGAGCCGGACACCCTGGAGGGAATCCTGTCCACCCTGCCGGGAAACCGCTACGTCGTCGACTCGGCGAGCCTGGCCGGGGCTCTCGGCGCCACGGGGACCGAACCGGCCCCGCGCACCGGTACGTCGGCCAATCACAGCTACTTCCCGCTGGACCCCGGCCAACTGCGCGAGACCGACGGACTCCTCTTCGTCAAGCACGTCGCTCCCGGACCGGACTCATGACTCGCCGTTGACGCTGGGAGGTGACTGCCTGGCCGACATCGCGATGCTGCGCTCCCAACCAGAACTGTTCGGCCCGATCGCCTTCGATCCGACCGTCTCCCGAATCAACGCCACCGTCTTGGCCCTGATCGCGTATGTGAGGCTCAACGCGGTCCACGGGCCATCCTCGCGCGGGGATGGTCCGGACGAGACCGGTAAGGGGCACTACGTCCTGACGTCGGCCCCGCACCTGCGGGGATAGGCCCTGGCACCAAGAGAGCCATTCGAAAACTCCATCGGGCACCAGTCGTTGAAGGAACGCATCCATGATCGATCTAACGATGAATCCCATCCCTCGCTAACATGGGGAGCACATCGACCCGCTGTAGGCCGACGACGAGGCCGCAGGATCATTGCCGCGGGCGCGGGGCCGACCGCCTGGTCCGACAGATCTGGCAAAGCTTAAATTTTGCAGACGCATACCTGTTGTCGGAGTTTGATTACTTGGTCCGGATTGTGGAATTCAATAATGAGGTTGACCTCCCGTAACAACACGAAGGGCTCCGCCGGAATCCCGGCGGAGCCCTTCGTGTTGTTACGGTCGTTTGCCCGCTTAATTGCCGTAATTAGCAGTCAGGGTTGCGGCATACTCCTCCGGGACGGGCCGCCCGCCGAAAGGCATCGGAAGATATGACTTCAACGCGCCTGCCACGTCCAGGAAGGGCCCAAACCGTTCACACCATTCACTGCGCGCGGTCGCGTCGGGGAACCCCTGGAATACCGCCACCTCGGGGTCCCTTTCACCCCAGCACCCCCACTTTCCGGATGCTCCGGTCAGCGCGACGACGTTCGCCGAGATCGCTATCGACCCCAGGGCATCGCCGTTCGGTTCGAAGCCGATCGCGGCCCAGTAGTCGTCCTCACTTGCCTTGGCGGACAGAGACAGAGCCGGGTACCCCAGCCCCTCGGGGAGATGGAAATCGTCACAGTGAACCTTTTTCGTGCGCCCAGCAGAACGGAGGTGGGGCTACGTGAGTAGCTGATCTTCGTGTTCGTAAGCTCGTCGTCGCTTGCCGGTGTGAGTCCGGTCCGGGTAGCTGCCAGGAGGCCCGGTAGCAGGCTGGCGGTTTCGTCTGGAAACGGGCGGGGTCGAAGCCCAGCGTCAAAGGCCCTGTAAGAGGGGGAGCGAGGATGCGGTCCGTAGCATGAAGCGAAGCCTGCGGCGTCGTTACTCAGCCTGCTTTCGGGTGGGACAAGGGAGAGCCGAGCCCTTCGAAATCGGGGTGAAGGCCATGGAAGCGGCGAAGAGCCTGGAAATTGCAGCCGTCAAGGACTCCCCGGCGTATGGGGCGCGGAACGTATCGATAGTGACGACGGGAACTGGGGAGGCCTTTCCCGGCCCGGTGACCTGCGGAAGTGTCATCGGAGCGTGGTGTCCTATAACCGATGACCTCGGGAAGTGGATGGCCGGCCGGGTGGGCGTCGGAGGTGGCCGTAGTACCGCTTGAGCCGACCGGACAACACAACCGGCGGTGAGGGAAGGGCCACTACTTCGTCGATGCGCAGCGTCTTGAAGGAGGAGGCCCGGTGAGTGCCGGTCAGGCTAGTCCCGCCGCTTTGGGATCACGTCCGCGTGATCCGGTCCGTGCCTTGCAGCATGTGCTCTACCGGGCGGCCAAGGCCGATCCCGGACGCAGGTTCCACGCGCTGATGGACAAGGTCTTCCGCAGAGACGTCCTGCAGCGCGCGTGGGTCGCGGTGCGCAATAACAACGGCGCACCCGGCATCGACAGGACCACTCTGGCCGAGGTCGAGGAGTACGGCGTTGACCGGCTCCTCGGCGAGCTGGCCGGCGAACTGAAGACGCGGCGGTATCGGCCGCTGGCCGCTCGGCGGGTGATGATCTCGAAGCCGGGTAGCGCCTGTGAGCAGAGACCGTTGTCGATTCCCTCAGTTCGTGACCGCATCGTGCAGGCCGCTGTGAAGATCGTGCTCGAGCCGGTCTTCGAGGCTGACATGGCCGACTGTTCGTTCGGGTTTCGCCCGCGACGGTCGCCGCACGACGCTCTGCAGGTGCTCATCGATGAGCAGCGGCGGGGGCGGCGGTGGGTGGTCGAGACGGACATCGCCAACTGTTTCACGGCGATTCCGCATGAGGAGTTGATGCACGCGATCGAGGAACGCGTCAGTGACCGGTCCGTGCTCAAGCTGCTGCGTGTGATCTTGCGCGCGGGAGTCATGCAGGACGGACAGGTCCGGCGAAAGGTCACTGGAACGTCTCAGGGTTCCCCGCTTTCACCGTTGCTCTGCAACGTCTATCTGCACCGGCTCGATCGGGAATGGGACGAAAGTGATGGGACGCTGGTGCGGTTCGCCGACGACCTGATCGTCATGTGCTGGTCGCAGAGCCAGGCCGAACGGGCGCTCGCGCGTCTGACCGGCCTGCTGGCCGACCTCGGCCTGGAGCCGAAGGCGGCTAAGACCCGCATCGTGCACCTGCAGGTCGGGGGCGAGGGCCTGGACTTTCTTGGCTTTCATCACCGGTTGGTGCGCTCGCGGGGCGATCGGGGCAGGGCGAAGGTGGCGTTCCTCGCGCGCTGGCCCGCGGACAAGGCCATGCGGTATGCCCGTGACCGGATTCGGGAAATCACCGACCGGCGCAGGCTCCTGTTGCGGCCGGAGACCATTACGGAGGATCTGAACGCCTTCCTTCGCGGCTGGGCTGCGTACTTCAAGTACGGGCATTCGGCCCAGCGTCTCAGCAAGATCAGGCGGTATGCGCAACAGCGGCTGGCGCGGTTCGTCAGCAAGAAGCACCGGCGCAGCACGGCGTTCGGCTGGTGGGTGATGGTCTGCTCCCGGCCGATCGACCTGGGCCTGATCAGCTTGTATGGAATCGTCGTCGCACCCAGGGCAGGCAAGCCCTGGCGGGAGAGACCGAATGCCGGCGGTGAACGACGTCGGTGAGCCGTGTGCGGGAGAACCGCATGCACGGTTCGAAGCGGCGGGAGCTGGAAACGGAGCGACCTGGCCACGGTCATCGGGGAGAGCACAGCCGACCGGGAAACCGGCGGAATACAGGCCCCGAGCCCTACCGCCAGGCCACGCCACCGCGCCAGCTCCCGACCCTACATCCCCTGGGGGCGAACTGCTGGTCACAGCATGATCGCAAGGCCGGTATTCGCCTGACGATGTAGAGAAACCCCTGGTAGACGGGTTGATCACCACAACCAGATCCGTCACAACCAGGGGCTTCGGATGCTGTTCTATCGTGCTGCCGTCGATTTGTCGCGTTCAACGCTGAACTACGTCGCCGGGCTGATCCGCCGGCACCGCAAGGCGATGAAGTCGATCTGGCGACGGCTCAATGCAGGGCAGCAAGCGCTGCTGGTGCTGGTCTACCTGCGCAAGGGCGAGACGTTCGAGGAGCTTGGGGCCGGTTTCGGGGTGTCGACGGCGACCGCGTGGCGGTACGTGGAAGAGGCCGTGATGCTGCTGTCGGCGCGCTCGCCCAAACTCCGACAGGCGCTGCGCAAGGCGAAGAGCGACGGGCTGCACTACCTGGTGCTGGATGGCACGCTGATCCACACCGACCGGGTGAAAGCCGATCGGCCGTACTTCTCCGGCAAGCACCGCGTGCACGGAATGAACGTGCAGGTCATCGCCTCGCCGGACGGGACGATCCTGTGGACCTCTGGAGCCCTGCCGGGCAAGGCCCATGATCTGGCGCCGCCCGCATCTGGGGTATCCTGCGCGCGCTGGAGCAGGCCGCAATCATCACCCTGGCCGACAAGGCGTATCAGGGAGCCGAGGGCCCGCTTGCCACGCCGTACAAGGGCAAGAACAAGCCCGCGTCACAGAAACAGGCCAACCGCTCCCACGCCCGCCTCCGCGGACCCGGCGAACGCGCCAACGCCCAGCTGAAGAGCTGGAAAATCCTCCGGAAGCTACGTTGTAGCCCTTCCAAGGCCGGTCACCTGTGCAAGGCCATCGCCGTCCTTCAAAACCACCGCGTCGCACAGGCCGCCTGAGGATGAAAAAGGTTCACTGACGCAGCGCACCCCGGCCGCCGCCGAACCTGGCGGGGGTGACGATCAGGGGGTGACGATCAGGGGGTGACGATCGTCCGCTTCGGTGTGCGGAAGAGAAATCCGTACAGGTTGCTGGACGCTTCGGATTCCCGACACGTTCCCTGGACTCTCCGTGAGGCCTGCGCGAGCCCCGCCACCCGCTGTGATTTTGCCGGTTGATCGATCGACTCTCAACACCACCCATCAACCACGTGGTGGTTCGCCGTAGCTCCAGGAGTTCCAGCCCAGACGCCCATCGTTGATCAGGCCGGCCCGGCTCCGCTATGCCAGGTCCTCGCCGCCCTCGACTCCGGCGGGCCCAGGTCGTGCCGTGAAGCCGTATCGCGAATGCCGAAAGTCGCATCTCGGGATCACTGAAAAGCCTTTTATCGGTTGATGTAACTAAATATAGTGAACGACTATAATAAATGGCGTTAAAGTGTTAATTGGGTATCGCAACCTGGCGACTTTTCGGTAATGCTTCGATATTCTTGGCCCGTGTCGCCTGTGGAAAGTTATATTGACGCTGACTGGACGGAGTGGGGCGCCGGTTGAATCGCGGTCGCCGGAGGGCGGCCGGCCGGGAGTCATGGAAGCGGATATGCGGATTGACTAACCCGCGCTTCATGGATATTGACCGCACCTGTCGTTTTCCGGATCAGTCGGGGGCTTCATCCTGCCCCCACCCACCAGGATTTCTCGCCTGGAGCCAGAGTGACGTCACCACACGACCAACGCCTGAATCCGCGGACCGCCATGCACCCGTCGAGCCGCGAGCGCGCGACGCCGCGCCGCGCGCCGGGAGCGGCGCTGGCGGTCATGCTGGTGATGTCGCTGGTGGCGGTCCTGGGAGTCATCCTATTCCGCGTTCCCACCGGATCCTCGCCGAGCGGCGGCACGGTCACCTCCGGGGCGTCCCCGGCGGTCCGGACGGCGTTTCCCGGTAACGCGGTCACCACGTCTTCCGGTAACGCGGTCATCACGCCGCCCGGTGACCGGTTCACCGCGCCTCCCTGCGGGGAGCCGTGCGAGTTCGAGGACGAACGTCTCGACGACAGGGACGACCTCTCCGACATCGCGCCGGGCGGGTTCCGGCAACCGGCGTCGGGTGCCGTCGCCGGGCTTCACCGGACCCGGCCGTCCCAGACGAGTCCGGAGGCGGGCAGGGCCCGCGGTCCACCTGTGCGCACCTGACGCCTGTTCCCAGGCGTCCCTCAGCGCACCGCCTCCGGCCGGACACGGCCGGAGTGGACCATCCCTGCCCATGTGAGGACCACGCTCATGCCCGAACGGCAAGACTCGAAGATCCATGACGCCTTACCGGCCACGCGCCGGTCCGCGTTCCAGAAAGCGGATGTCAAGTCCGGTTTCCTGGTTTTCCTCATCGCGCTCCCGCTGTGCCTGGGGATCGCTCTGGCCAGCGGGTTCCCGCCGGTCGCCGGTGTCCTGACGGCGATCGTCGGCGGCACGCTGGTCAGCTTCCTCGGCAGCGCGCCGCTGACCATCAAGGGCCCGGCCGCCGGCCTCATCGTGATCGCGCTGGGCGCGGTCCAGGAACTCGGCGGGGGCGATCTCGCCGCCGGATACCGGCGGGCGCTGGCCGTCGGGGTCGTCGCCGCGTGCGTACAGATCGTCTTCGCCCTGTGCCGGGTGGCCAGCGTCGGCGTGGCCATGTCCCCCTCGGTCGTGCACGGCATGCTCGCCGCGATCGGGGTCGTCATCATCGCCAAGCAGGCCCACGTCGTGCTGGGGGTGAAACCCCACGGTGAGCGCCCCTTCGAGCTGATCGCCGAGATTCCCCGCAGCCTCACCCACGCCAACCCCCGCATCCTGCTGCTGGGCGCGCTGTCGCTGGCGCTCCTGTTCGGCCTGCCCCTGATCCGCGCCCGGTGGGCCCGCGCCGTGCCCGCCCCGCTGGTCGTGCTCGCCGTGACCGTGCCCATCGGACTGCTGTTCGACCTGCACAGCCCGCACGACTACCG
This region of Streptosporangium sp. NBC_01495 genomic DNA includes:
- the ltrA gene encoding group II intron reverse transcriptase/maturase, producing MLYRAAKADPGRRFHALMDKVFRRDVLQRAWVAVRNNNGAPGIDRTTLAEVEEYGVDRLLGELAGELKTRRYRPLAARRVMISKPGSACEQRPLSIPSVRDRIVQAAVKIVLEPVFEADMADCSFGFRPRRSPHDALQVLIDEQRRGRRWVVETDIANCFTAIPHEELMHAIEERVSDRSVLKLLRVILRAGVMQDGQVRRKVTGTSQGSPLSPLLCNVYLHRLDREWDESDGTLVRFADDLIVMCWSQSQAERALARLTGLLADLGLEPKAAKTRIVHLQVGGEGLDFLGFHHRLVRSRGDRGRAKVAFLARWPADKAMRYARDRIREITDRRRLLLRPETITEDLNAFLRGWAAYFKYGHSAQRLSKIRRYAQQRLARFVSKKHRRSTAFGWWVMVCSRPIDLGLISLYGIVVAPRAGKPWRERPNAGGERRR
- a CDS encoding erythromycin esterase family protein; this encodes MAADAPVRDDAWAFAGENAADLGAAITRLLRSLPARPRLLGLGEAMHGEETLPRLRNEVFRHLVEHEGYRSIALESDCLAGLTVDAYVTEGVGELDDVVRRGLSHGSGELESSRELVRWMREHNQDRPASDRVRFFGFDGPFEMTGPDSPRRALTALHGYLAAHVEIELLPYTVGTIDHLVGSDDRWSDPAVTMDPSLSVGLSADAGELRLIADDLLALLTAESPRLIRATSREDWWRANLHGRTATGLLRYHAVMADTSEARMVRLMGLRDAMMADNLLAIAERERQARRGPTLVHAHNRHLQRDESLWLLPPGWGPLEGRTLKWWSAGAVVAARLGDEYAFVASALGAATHQGLDAPEPDTLEGILSTLPGNRYVVDSASLAGALGATGTEPAPRTGTSANHSYFPLDPGQLRETDGLLFVKHVAPGPDS
- a CDS encoding carotenoid oxygenase family protein; translated protein: MFAQLDQALDRPAGDFTGEPVARVHLPVRVPLGFHGSWLPDL
- a CDS encoding aldo/keto reductase, which gives rise to MIELREQGLIGAIGIAAGEIKLMTRYVTSGAFDVLLTHNRYTLIDRRAEELIAEAAAHGMGIFNAAPFGGGLLAGDGTRYAYCEASPELPAWVDRARELCHSWSIELPTTALHFSLRCPLIHSTVVGVSRPERIAQLEKLRLTTIPDDFWPALQALGTPPSTIDD